The Sulfurimonas sp. genome includes a region encoding these proteins:
- a CDS encoding Na/Pi symporter produces the protein MLKKYYYQFFLLALAFILFYNDDYRVIIVGVAIFFVGMLFMEEGFKLFNSGLLEKVLQASTNTIPKAIGTGVIATAVTQSSSLISIIIISFLSAELITLSGAVGVIFGSNVGSTTTAWIISSLGVKVDLATYAMPLIVFGVAFKFSNNKNYQGIGKIVLGLGFVLLGIDYMKDGFEGLESRFDLSKFAVEGYIGALVYVSLGVAATVIMHSSAATMALIITALATNQIIYLNAVELVIGANIGKTITAVLGSITSNANGKRVALSHFIFNAVTAVVAVVFLYQLNDFVIFLASKIGIADNNYGMKLALYHTVFNILGVILISPFTHRLVKYLETLFLEENKLTTKPLYLDNVVINVPHAAIESIRKETIHLYDSAIEAISHSMFLHRHDFIKSTDIANAVKNSDMSIDEDINEFYANKIKSLYGEIIHYATLSQENMNENDQDRVYNLKLASRDIVEAIKNMRDLQKNIFYYSKSRNSYIQDEYNNLRLYIAKTIDTIEKIKEHDDDLDTISSLELLKENTKALDDIKNSRIDTLIRENKIDSKMATSLINDSSFAYDVTQKLIQVATILWIKDIDIRTLGAK, from the coding sequence ATGTTAAAAAAGTATTATTATCAGTTTTTTTTATTAGCTTTAGCTTTTATACTTTTTTATAACGATGACTATAGAGTCATTATAGTCGGTGTCGCTATATTTTTTGTAGGTATGCTTTTTATGGAGGAGGGTTTTAAGCTATTTAACAGCGGATTATTGGAAAAAGTTTTACAAGCAAGTACAAATACTATCCCAAAAGCTATAGGAACAGGTGTTATAGCAACAGCCGTCACACAAAGTTCATCTTTGATTTCTATAATAATTATCTCATTTTTAAGCGCAGAGCTTATCACTCTAAGCGGTGCCGTGGGTGTAATATTCGGCTCAAATGTAGGCTCAACTACGACGGCATGGATAATCTCCTCTTTAGGTGTAAAAGTAGATTTAGCGACTTATGCGATGCCTTTAATCGTTTTTGGAGTGGCATTTAAATTTTCAAACAACAAAAATTATCAGGGAATCGGAAAAATAGTGCTAGGACTTGGATTTGTCCTTCTTGGTATTGATTATATGAAAGACGGATTTGAAGGTTTAGAGAGCAGATTTGATTTGTCAAAATTTGCGGTTGAGGGCTATATCGGCGCTTTGGTTTATGTATCGCTTGGAGTTGCGGCAACTGTTATTATGCACTCAAGTGCCGCAACAATGGCACTTATCATAACGGCACTTGCGACAAATCAAATCATATACCTAAATGCGGTTGAACTCGTTATCGGAGCAAATATAGGCAAGACGATTACTGCCGTCTTAGGGTCTATAACATCAAATGCGAACGGAAAAAGAGTAGCTCTCTCTCACTTTATTTTTAATGCCGTAACAGCCGTTGTTGCAGTAGTTTTTTTATATCAATTAAACGATTTCGTAATATTTTTAGCTTCAAAAATAGGCATAGCGGATAATAATTACGGTATGAAACTAGCGCTTTATCATACTGTTTTTAATATTCTTGGAGTTATATTAATCTCTCCTTTTACGCATCGGCTTGTAAAATATCTTGAAACACTCTTTTTGGAAGAAAATAAACTTACCACAAAGCCGTTATATCTTGACAATGTAGTTATCAATGTACCGCATGCCGCAATAGAATCCATAAGGAAAGAGACTATTCATCTTTACGACAGTGCAATCGAAGCCATTTCACACTCAATGTTTTTACATCGACATGATTTTATTAAAAGTACGGACATAGCAAATGCCGTTAAAAATTCCGATATGAGTATAGATGAAGATATAAATGAGTTTTATGCAAACAAGATAAAATCTCTCTACGGAGAGATAATTCACTATGCCACCCTCTCTCAAGAAAATATGAATGAAAATGATCAAGATAGAGTATATAACCTGAAACTTGCTTCAAGAGATATTGTAGAGGCTATAAAAAATATGCGGGATTTGCAAAAAAACATCTTCTACTACTCAAAATCAAGAAACTCATATATCCAAGATGAGTATAACAACTTACGGTTATATATAGCTAAGACTATTGATACGATAGAAAAAATAAAGGAACATGACGATGATTTGGATACCATATCTTCGCTTGAGCTTTTAAAAGAGAATACTAAAGCGTTAGATGATATAAAAAACAGTCGAATCGATACGCTTATAAGAGAAAATAAGATTGACTCAAAAATGGCGACATCGCTTATAAACGATAGTTCATTTGCATATGATGTGACGCAAAAACTAATACAAGTTGCTACAATATTGTGGATAAAAGATATAGATATCAGAACTTTGGGAGCCAAGTGA
- a CDS encoding nicotinate-nucleotide--dimethylbenzimidazole phosphoribosyltransferase produces MKTYNIFTNEPSSLPKGKADFLLAASVTKTCEIEGITQAGIPGMIPLTPTLDAEFIVNERVYSLGELAETPTGVPTPAIITRAVHNLVPFSATEILDLGLQTIPQNSICHNFDILPSGSIATGANIDAKAVFRKGMAAGESYELKGNYLILGESTPSGTTTATATALALGYDCKDDFSSSFLHVPSSVRNETINKALSLINDEMGNFEKLSVVSDNMLIFCAGFLLSASRRFHVVLAGGTQMAACLLVADKLREDVLMRVKHENITLATTSWVANDKNSDIAHILSLLSYKPNAVYTSFSFENATIPILKKYDEGEAKEGVGAGAALAYASANEINNAKLLEAIERILYSM; encoded by the coding sequence ATGAAAACATATAACATATTTACAAATGAACCTAGTTCGCTCCCTAAAGGCAAAGCGGACTTTTTACTGGCGGCATCCGTTACGAAAACTTGCGAGATTGAGGGAATTACCCAAGCCGGAATCCCCGGCATGATTCCTCTGACGCCTACTCTTGATGCGGAGTTTATCGTAAACGAGAGGGTTTACTCTTTGGGTGAACTTGCCGAGACTCCGACAGGCGTGCCGACTCCGGCAATTATTACCAGAGCGGTGCATAACTTGGTGCCCTTTAGCGCAACCGAGATTTTAGACTTAGGACTCCAAACAATTCCGCAAAATTCTATATGCCATAACTTTGACATATTACCCTCCGGTTCCATCGCAACAGGCGCTAACATAGACGCAAAAGCCGTTTTTAGAAAAGGAATGGCAGCAGGAGAGAGTTACGAGCTAAAGGGAAATTATCTAATTTTAGGCGAATCAACCCCAAGCGGAACGACAACCGCCACAGCGACTGCCTTGGCACTTGGGTATGATTGCAAAGATGACTTCTCTTCAAGCTTTTTACATGTGCCAAGCAGTGTAAGAAACGAGACGATAAACAAAGCTCTCTCCCTGATAAACGATGAGATGGGCAATTTTGAAAAGCTCTCCGTCGTGAGTGATAATATGCTTATCTTTTGTGCCGGTTTTTTACTAAGCGCATCAAGAAGATTTCATGTAGTCTTAGCAGGCGGAACGCAGATGGCGGCATGTCTCTTGGTGGCTGATAAACTTAGAGAGGATGTGCTTATGAGAGTAAAGCATGAAAATATAACTCTTGCAACAACTTCATGGGTAGCAAATGACAAAAACTCGGATATCGCGCATATTTTATCTCTTTTAAGTTATAAGCCCAATGCCGTATATACTAGTTTTTCATTTGAAAATGCAACCATACCGATACTCAAAAAGTATGATGAGGGTGAAGCAAAAGAGGGAGTGGGAGCGGGAGCCGCTCTTGCTTATGCATCTGCAAACGAAATAAACAACGCAAAACTTTTAGAAGCGATTGAGCGTATTTTGTACTCTATGTGA
- the cobC gene encoding alpha-ribazole phosphatase family protein, producing the protein MRVTLVRHAEVDERYKNCYNGHNDIGLSKNGEVQAKELAKRLDFLEFDAVFCSDLRRAKETIKHSGYIKDVIYTDKLREKSWGKHEGLSFDEIIAQGEIEYINFLQWIEALDGEPYREYLERVEEFFLEFLPSLNKENILVVTHAGVIRVLMSIVKKITLEEAFGISIENGSFTVVDFKSV; encoded by the coding sequence ATGAGAGTAACTTTGGTTCGCCACGCCGAAGTGGATGAGAGGTATAAAAACTGCTATAACGGGCATAACGATATCGGTTTATCAAAAAACGGGGAGGTTCAGGCAAAAGAGCTTGCAAAAAGGCTTGATTTTTTAGAGTTTGACGCTGTTTTTTGCTCTGATTTGAGGCGTGCAAAAGAGACTATAAAACACTCTGGTTATATAAAGGATGTAATCTACACGGACAAGCTAAGAGAGAAGTCGTGGGGAAAACATGAGGGGCTTAGTTTTGATGAGATTATCGCACAAGGCGAGATAGAGTATATAAATTTTTTGCAGTGGATAGAAGCACTTGACGGCGAGCCGTATAGAGAGTATTTAGAGAGAGTAGAAGAGTTCTTTTTAGAATTTTTGCCGTCGTTAAACAAAGAAAATATTTTAGTCGTAACTCATGCGGGAGTTATCCGTGTTTTAATGAGCATTGTTAAAAAAATTACTTTGGAAGAGGCGTTTGGCATTAGTATTGAAAACGGCTCTTTTACGGTGGTTGATTTTAAAAGTGTGTAG
- a CDS encoding adenosylcobinamide-GDP ribazoletransferase → MRDIFKGFALAMSMLTTVPFFKIHNFYKGINGYAVMFYPLVGFVLGAILWGVYSVLSPYIASTHLGVIIFALWVLLTGALHLDGFSDTIDGLYAPKERALEVMKDPHVGGMGMIISASFLILKASTLAHFGTFYLLPLVLLLSRLNAVLAIYFYPYISQNGMGALAKEELTKPQMLIALFYSFLAVLFYNKLPLLVSALLVLFVIKSFFIKRYGGFTGDIYGFTIEASELILLNLLLFGSV, encoded by the coding sequence ATGAGAGATATTTTTAAAGGTTTTGCACTCGCAATGTCGATGTTAACAACTGTTCCTTTTTTTAAAATCCACAATTTTTACAAGGGCATCAACGGTTATGCAGTTATGTTCTATCCGCTTGTGGGTTTTGTTTTAGGCGCTATTTTATGGGGTGTTTACTCGGTTTTAAGCCCGTATATAGCCTCAACTCATCTTGGCGTTATAATCTTTGCTCTTTGGGTTTTGCTCACCGGTGCGCTTCATCTTGACGGTTTTAGCGATACCATAGACGGTTTGTACGCTCCTAAAGAGAGAGCCTTGGAGGTTATGAAAGACCCGCATGTCGGCGGAATGGGAATGATAATAAGTGCTTCGTTTTTGATTTTAAAAGCATCAACCTTGGCTCATTTTGGAACTTTTTATCTTCTGCCTCTCGTGCTGCTTCTCTCAAGACTAAACGCTGTTTTGGCAATCTACTTCTACCCATACATAAGCCAAAACGGGATGGGTGCTTTGGCAAAAGAGGAGCTTACAAAACCGCAAATGCTTATCGCACTTTTTTACTCATTTTTAGCAGTTCTATTTTATAACAAACTGCCTCTGCTTGTTAGCGCTTTGTTAGTTTTGTTTGTTATAAAAAGCTTTTTCATCAAAAGATACGGCGGATTTACGGGGGATATTTACGGTTTTACCATTGAAGCAAGTGAGCTTATTCTTTTAAATCTTCTACTATTTGGTTCTGTATGA
- a CDS encoding bifunctional adenosylcobinamide kinase/adenosylcobinamide-phosphate guanylyltransferase has product MKTKKALFIGGIKSGKSLNAEMYTLKNSALKPVYLATSEFMDGEMQRRVDEHKLQRSEEFETIEEPLKLYEAILKQNSTVLIECVSMWINNMLYHGYVFSDMKRELERVLALDKSIVFVLNDVGCGIIPDNALAREFIDVSGKLSQLIASSCDEVYHTIAGIPVRIK; this is encoded by the coding sequence ATGAAAACTAAAAAAGCACTCTTTATCGGCGGTATTAAAAGCGGAAAATCACTAAATGCCGAAATGTACACGCTTAAAAATTCAGCTCTAAAACCTGTCTATCTGGCTACTAGCGAGTTTATGGATGGGGAGATGCAGCGCAGGGTGGACGAGCATAAGCTTCAAAGAAGCGAAGAGTTTGAAACGATAGAAGAGCCTCTAAAACTCTATGAAGCGATTTTAAAACAAAACAGTACCGTTTTAATCGAGTGTGTTAGTATGTGGATAAACAATATGCTATATCACGGTTATGTTTTTTCCGATATGAAAAGAGAGTTAGAGAGAGTTTTGGCACTTGATAAAAGTATAGTTTTTGTTCTAAATGATGTCGGGTGCGGAATCATCCCCGACAACGCGCTTGCCAGAGAGTTTATAGATGTAAGCGGGAAGCTCTCTCAACTAATCGCAAGTAGCTGTGACGAGGTTTACCACACGATTGCCGGTATACCCGTGAGGATAAAATGA